One genomic window of Streptomonospora nanhaiensis includes the following:
- a CDS encoding ABC transporter substrate-binding protein — MSGGTVRRRPGAALVAAGLATAVLVTGCAQGDPGEEPMRYLSLAWQTQSIEANRRLVEEWNREHPEAPVEYVQGSWDNVNDQLVTAFEGGDPPDIIHNESPTLTSFEYRNYLADLGDHLPADVRADIGDAAWDTVTIDGRVVGVPLLQEPQVLIANADILRESGVRVPTVEEPWTWDEFEQASRELTVPGERHAVAWPLSSPTNRVLNLALNFGGEFFRVAEDGAVTVEVGPEEREVLERIHRQLYTDRTADPQAVGMGGSDPLPAFFAGQYAMVQGGVYTRQQVVEQAPDGFDWVMLPPLVGDVPDQGATSQTLSVAADSPHEADAAAFVAFMAEPDNQVDLALGDWLTPTSQEALASPELTTEANEWDVAVHAAGSLRSAPYLQVPGFDEFKNRVSEPLLQEYFGDRISLDELARRMEEEGNAVMARYTTDEG, encoded by the coding sequence ATGAGCGGAGGAACGGTGCGCCGGCGGCCGGGCGCGGCCCTGGTGGCCGCGGGCCTGGCGACGGCGGTGCTGGTGACCGGCTGCGCCCAGGGCGACCCGGGTGAGGAGCCGATGCGCTACCTGAGCCTGGCCTGGCAGACCCAGTCGATCGAGGCCAACCGGCGGCTGGTCGAGGAGTGGAACCGGGAGCACCCCGAGGCGCCCGTGGAGTACGTGCAGGGCAGCTGGGACAACGTCAACGACCAGCTGGTCACGGCGTTCGAGGGCGGCGACCCGCCCGACATCATCCACAACGAGTCGCCCACGCTGACCAGCTTCGAGTACCGCAACTACCTGGCCGACCTCGGCGACCACCTGCCCGCGGACGTGCGCGCCGACATCGGCGACGCCGCCTGGGACACCGTCACCATCGACGGCCGCGTGGTGGGCGTGCCGCTGCTCCAGGAGCCGCAGGTGCTGATCGCCAACGCCGACATCCTGCGGGAGTCGGGGGTGCGCGTGCCCACGGTCGAGGAGCCCTGGACCTGGGACGAGTTCGAGCAGGCGAGCCGGGAGCTGACCGTGCCCGGCGAGCGGCACGCGGTGGCCTGGCCGCTGAGCAGCCCCACCAACCGGGTGCTCAACCTGGCGCTGAACTTCGGCGGGGAGTTCTTCCGCGTCGCCGAGGACGGGGCGGTCACCGTCGAGGTGGGGCCCGAGGAGCGCGAGGTGCTGGAGCGCATCCACCGCCAGCTCTACACCGACCGCACGGCCGACCCGCAGGCGGTGGGCATGGGCGGCTCCGACCCGCTGCCCGCGTTCTTCGCCGGGCAGTACGCCATGGTCCAGGGCGGGGTCTACACCCGCCAGCAGGTGGTGGAGCAGGCGCCCGACGGGTTCGACTGGGTGATGCTGCCGCCGCTGGTGGGCGACGTCCCCGACCAGGGCGCCACCTCCCAGACGCTGTCGGTGGCCGCCGACAGCCCGCACGAGGCGGACGCGGCCGCGTTCGTGGCGTTCATGGCCGAGCCCGACAACCAGGTGGACCTCGCGCTGGGCGACTGGCTGACGCCCACCAGCCAGGAGGCGCTGGCATCACCCGAGCTGACCACGGAGGCCAACGAGTGGGACGTCGCCGTCCACGCGGCGGGCAGCCTCCGCTCGGCGCCCTACCTCCAGGTGCCCGGCTTCGACGAGTTCAAGAACCGGGTGTCCGAGCCGCTTCTCCAGGAGTACTTCGGCGACCGCATCAGCCTGGACGAACTGGCGCGGCGCATGGAGGAGGAGGGCAACGCGGTGATGGCGAGGTACACGACCGATGAGGGGTGA
- a CDS encoding ADP-ribosylglycohydrolase family protein: MRGEDTGRAGGAAEGPDGSLRDRARGALLGLACGDALGRPAENMTPEAIAERWGRLTELAVDEHGVAAGTDDTEYSVFIGLLLAEHGRGLRPEHVVAAYERDVLTIEGPMRGAGFSELGTVQALRRGLAPPHTGRRHLHGWSDGLAMRAAPYGVFAAGDPAQAARLIELEGQVSHAGEGLLGGRAVAAGVAAAIAGAAPHEVAAAAREQVPADSWTGRALAHAVRAADEAPDTAALGAALHAAVVPAHYPWTDLAPEAVALAFGAYLAAGGEVEEAVVTAANMGRDADTTAAIAGALAGAGRGASRIPRRWAAAIGPVTGSCLPSVAGRRVTEVADLLVAAGAADRAGAAGRGGAARGAHD; the protein is encoded by the coding sequence ATGAGGGGTGAGGACACGGGCCGCGCCGGCGGCGCGGCCGAGGGCCCGGACGGCTCCCTTCGGGACCGGGCGCGCGGCGCCCTGCTGGGCCTGGCCTGCGGCGACGCGCTGGGGCGGCCGGCCGAGAACATGACGCCCGAGGCCATCGCCGAGCGGTGGGGGCGGCTGACCGAACTGGCCGTCGACGAGCACGGCGTGGCGGCGGGCACCGACGACACCGAGTACTCGGTGTTCATCGGGCTGCTGCTGGCCGAGCACGGCCGGGGCCTGCGGCCCGAGCACGTGGTGGCGGCCTACGAGCGCGACGTGCTGACCATCGAGGGGCCCATGCGCGGCGCGGGGTTCTCCGAACTGGGCACCGTCCAGGCGCTGCGGCGGGGGCTGGCGCCGCCCCACACCGGGCGGCGGCACCTGCACGGCTGGTCCGACGGCCTGGCGATGCGGGCGGCGCCCTACGGGGTGTTCGCGGCGGGCGACCCGGCGCAGGCCGCGCGGCTGATCGAACTCGAAGGGCAGGTCAGCCACGCCGGCGAGGGCCTGCTGGGCGGCCGCGCGGTGGCGGCGGGCGTGGCGGCGGCGATCGCCGGGGCCGCGCCGCACGAGGTCGCCGCGGCGGCGCGGGAGCAGGTCCCGGCCGACTCCTGGACGGGACGCGCCCTGGCCCACGCGGTGCGCGCCGCCGACGAGGCGCCCGACACCGCCGCGCTGGGCGCGGCGCTGCACGCGGCCGTGGTGCCGGCGCACTACCCGTGGACCGACCTGGCGCCCGAGGCGGTCGCGCTGGCGTTCGGTGCCTACCTCGCCGCGGGCGGCGAGGTCGAGGAGGCCGTGGTGACGGCCGCCAACATGGGCCGCGACGCCGACACCACGGCGGCGATCGCCGGAGCCCTCGCGGGGGCCGGGCGCGGCGCCTCGCGGATCCCGCGGCGGTGGGCGGCGGCGATCGGGCCGGTGACGGGCAGCTGCCTGCCGTCGGTCGCGGGGCGCCGCGTCACCGAGGTCGCCGACCTGCTGGTGGCGGCCGGCGCGGCCGACCGGGCCGGGGCGGCGGGCCGGGGCGGCGCCGCGCGGGGGGCGCACGACTGA
- a CDS encoding ADP-ribosylglycohydrolase family protein, with protein sequence MTTGDDPARRTGAGTAGAGPGPQASGALGDRIRGAFAGLAIGDAVGWPAGRHRFALLAPWTRRLGRELDLFAEEHRVTTLPVPFALNQPVAPLAMGPSDDAEWLAWTALGIATDRAEAFAALAGRDDIRARISVRTALDNLARGLGPPHSGHDNPHFFDDAAAVRAVAFGAARPGRPEAAADDARADAEVTNSGDGVSAARAMAAAVAAAVAGAGPAEALATGTAQLPPGSAIGAVVGEALAELGRAAPGQPFDLLPALEAVCCDHVYSYGTAAQATLAAAFALTGAAQGALGPAVSAAACLAPLADSAPALTGALAGALGGYSAVAPAWRARAAPLAGCCLPELAGTDLIGVADALAASARSDNDDRGAGARRDP encoded by the coding sequence GTGACAACGGGGGACGATCCGGCACGCAGAACCGGTGCCGGCACGGCGGGCGCGGGTCCGGGGCCGCAGGCGTCCGGCGCGCTCGGCGACCGGATCCGCGGGGCGTTCGCGGGCCTGGCGATCGGGGACGCGGTGGGCTGGCCGGCCGGGCGGCACCGGTTCGCGCTGCTCGCGCCGTGGACGCGGCGGCTGGGCCGGGAGCTGGACCTGTTCGCCGAGGAGCACCGCGTCACGACGCTGCCGGTGCCCTTCGCGCTGAACCAGCCGGTGGCGCCGCTGGCCATGGGGCCCTCCGACGACGCCGAGTGGCTGGCGTGGACGGCCCTGGGCATCGCGACCGACCGCGCCGAGGCGTTCGCCGCCCTGGCCGGCCGCGACGACATCCGGGCGCGGATCTCGGTGCGCACGGCGCTGGACAACCTCGCCCGGGGGCTGGGCCCGCCGCACAGCGGACACGACAACCCGCACTTCTTCGACGACGCGGCGGCGGTGCGCGCGGTCGCCTTCGGCGCGGCCCGGCCCGGGCGGCCCGAGGCCGCCGCCGACGACGCCCGCGCCGACGCCGAGGTCACCAACTCCGGCGACGGCGTCAGCGCCGCCCGCGCCATGGCCGCGGCCGTCGCGGCGGCGGTGGCCGGCGCCGGACCGGCCGAGGCGCTGGCCACCGGCACGGCGCAGCTGCCGCCGGGCAGCGCGATCGGCGCGGTCGTGGGCGAGGCGCTGGCCGAACTGGGGCGGGCCGCGCCCGGGCAGCCGTTCGACCTGCTTCCGGCCCTCGAAGCGGTCTGCTGCGACCACGTCTACTCCTACGGCACGGCGGCGCAGGCCACGCTGGCCGCCGCGTTCGCGCTGACCGGCGCCGCCCAAGGCGCGCTGGGCCCGGCCGTGAGCGCGGCGGCGTGCCTGGCGCCGCTGGCGGACTCCGCGCCCGCCCTCACGGGCGCGCTCGCCGGGGCGCTGGGCGGCTACTCCGCCGTCGCGCCCGCCTGGCGGGCGCGCGCGGCCCCGCTGGCCGGGTGCTGCCTGCCCGAACTGGCCGGCACCGACCTCATCGGCGTCGCCGACGCGCTCGCCGCCTCGGCCCGGAGTGACAACGACGACCGCGGCGCGGGTGCGCGCCGCGACCCGTGA
- a CDS encoding ADP-ribosylglycohydrolase family protein encodes MLTRLQDKAVGAIAGAAVGDALGGATEGWTVEQIHRRYGGYVEGVVGPFNPDWRNARPIAPYHKGDGHITDDTLMTQALIRVYARAERHLDAYAAAELLVPEMMGQRRWVPELEEEALLLQRVFLAEKWLVARLHYGHVDPREAGTGNIVNCGAAMYMAPVGVVNAGDPEGAYAEAIDLAGAHQSSYGREAAGVFAAAVAAAMAPGADAEAVVAAALGLAKDGTRAAIEAVCERARGIDGWRGSAPALREAMAPFDTVADTYRDQGLGARRPSRVHAIEELPMALAFLLIAGGDYRETVLGGVNYGRDADSIASMGGAIAGALGGRDAVPGEWRTQVAEASRTDIETPGLELAEVALRIRAADRRRREAADAALAALEAPAG; translated from the coding sequence ATGCTGACCCGCCTGCAGGACAAGGCCGTCGGCGCGATCGCCGGTGCCGCCGTGGGCGACGCGCTCGGCGGCGCGACCGAAGGCTGGACCGTCGAGCAGATCCACCGGCGCTACGGCGGCTACGTGGAGGGAGTCGTCGGCCCCTTCAACCCCGACTGGCGCAACGCCCGGCCCATCGCGCCCTACCACAAGGGCGACGGCCACATCACCGACGACACCCTGATGACCCAGGCGCTGATCCGGGTCTACGCCCGGGCCGAGCGGCACCTGGACGCCTACGCCGCCGCCGAGCTGCTGGTGCCGGAGATGATGGGGCAGCGGCGGTGGGTGCCCGAACTGGAGGAGGAGGCGCTGCTGCTGCAGCGGGTCTTCCTCGCCGAGAAGTGGCTGGTGGCGCGGCTGCACTACGGGCACGTGGATCCGCGCGAGGCGGGCACCGGCAACATCGTCAACTGCGGCGCGGCGATGTACATGGCGCCGGTGGGCGTGGTCAACGCCGGCGACCCGGAGGGCGCCTACGCCGAGGCGATCGACCTGGCGGGGGCGCACCAGTCCAGCTACGGCCGGGAGGCGGCCGGGGTGTTCGCGGCGGCGGTGGCGGCGGCCATGGCGCCGGGCGCCGACGCCGAGGCGGTGGTGGCGGCCGCGCTGGGGCTGGCCAAGGACGGCACGCGCGCCGCGATCGAGGCCGTGTGCGAGCGGGCGCGCGGCATCGACGGGTGGCGCGGGTCGGCCCCGGCGCTGCGCGAGGCCATGGCGCCGTTCGACACGGTCGCCGACACCTACCGCGACCAAGGGCTGGGCGCCCGCAGGCCCAGCCGGGTGCACGCCATCGAGGAACTGCCGATGGCGCTGGCGTTCCTGCTGATCGCTGGGGGCGACTACCGCGAGACCGTGCTGGGCGGGGTGAACTACGGGCGCGACGCCGACTCCATCGCCAGCATGGGCGGCGCCATCGCCGGGGCCCTGGGCGGCCGCGACGCGGTGCCCGGCGAGTGGCGCACCCAGGTCGCCGAGGCCAGCCGCACCGACATCGAGACCCCCGGCCTGGAGCTGGCGGAGGTCGCGCTGCGCATCCGCGCGGCCGACCGCCGCCGCCGCGAGGCGGCCGACGCCGCCCTGGCCGCCCTGGAGGCCCCGGCCGGCTGA
- a CDS encoding ADP-ribosylglycohydrolase family protein codes for MRVTWIHSEDLIGHELRQADQDGRDPGAVARVRERWRAAGGHDAPPLAGASPEPAPPELRALAEDLLDELSALPSPLAGDEPTDLPDIIAACPEWPVGPVAAPGADLADRLLGAWTGRAAGCVLGKPVEKIPRAGIREIAEATGNWPVRGWFTAKGLPDDVAARWPWNRRSAPTSLAETLDGTPEDDDLNFPMLGLALLERHGSRFTSEDVAQIWLDELPPGRIFTAERVAVRNLLTGVVPPHTATVRNPFREWIGALIRADVFGWANPGDPGTAAMMAHRDAVVSHTGNGVYGAMFAAALAAMAPVADSPAAALETALRVVPPRSRLAAAVRDAMVLAAGADDFEEVVDGLYAAHGHLHWVHAVNNAAVIAAALVHGAGDFAASITRAVSAGWDTDSVGATVGSAAGALTGAAALPEYWTAPLRGRVASSLTGFGGITFAELTARTLALRTDPAAMP; via the coding sequence ATGCGCGTGACCTGGATCCATTCCGAGGACCTCATCGGGCACGAACTGCGCCAAGCCGATCAGGACGGCCGCGACCCCGGCGCCGTGGCCCGGGTGCGGGAGCGCTGGCGGGCCGCCGGCGGGCACGACGCGCCGCCGCTGGCGGGCGCGTCGCCGGAGCCGGCCCCGCCCGAACTGCGGGCGCTGGCCGAGGACCTGCTGGACGAACTGTCCGCCCTTCCCTCGCCGCTGGCCGGGGACGAGCCCACCGACCTGCCCGACATCATCGCGGCCTGCCCGGAGTGGCCGGTGGGTCCCGTGGCCGCGCCGGGCGCCGACCTCGCCGACCGGCTACTCGGCGCCTGGACCGGCCGGGCGGCCGGGTGCGTGCTCGGCAAGCCGGTCGAGAAGATCCCCCGCGCCGGTATCCGGGAGATCGCCGAGGCCACCGGGAACTGGCCGGTGCGGGGCTGGTTCACGGCCAAGGGCCTGCCCGACGACGTCGCGGCGCGCTGGCCGTGGAACCGGCGCAGCGCCCCCACCAGCCTGGCCGAGACCCTCGACGGCACGCCCGAGGACGACGACCTCAACTTCCCCATGCTCGGCCTGGCCCTGCTCGAACGCCACGGATCCCGGTTCACCAGCGAGGACGTCGCCCAGATCTGGCTGGACGAACTTCCGCCCGGCCGGATCTTCACCGCCGAGCGGGTGGCCGTGCGCAACCTGCTCACGGGGGTCGTGCCGCCGCACACCGCAACCGTGCGCAACCCCTTCCGGGAGTGGATCGGCGCGCTGATCCGCGCCGACGTGTTCGGGTGGGCCAACCCGGGCGATCCGGGCACGGCCGCGATGATGGCGCACCGCGACGCCGTGGTCAGCCACACCGGCAACGGGGTCTACGGCGCGATGTTCGCCGCCGCGCTGGCCGCGATGGCCCCGGTGGCCGACTCCCCCGCCGCCGCCCTGGAGACCGCGCTGCGGGTGGTGCCGCCGCGCTCGCGGCTGGCCGCCGCCGTCCGCGACGCGATGGTGCTCGCGGCGGGCGCCGACGACTTCGAGGAGGTGGTCGACGGCCTCTACGCGGCGCACGGCCACCTGCACTGGGTGCACGCGGTGAACAACGCGGCGGTGATCGCCGCCGCGCTGGTCCACGGCGCCGGGGACTTCGCCGCGTCCATCACCCGGGCGGTGTCGGCCGGGTGGGACACCGACTCGGTGGGCGCCACGGTGGGGTCGGCGGCCGGGGCGCTGACGGGCGCCGCGGCCCTGCCGGAGTACTGGACCGCCCCGCTGCGGGGCCGCGTGGCCAGCAGCCTCACCGGCTTCGGCGGGATCACCTTCGCCGAACTGACCGCCCGCACCCTGGCCCTGCGCACCGACCCCGCCGCGATGCCGTAG
- a CDS encoding DJ-1/PfpI family protein, which produces MTLRVQAVLYDGVEDQDLVGPLGALDVVDDVRTTFVTLGGPGTVTTSFGMEVRAGAALDPARADLVVVPGGGYGAGSAVDRQVRSGALPRALAEAARPGLIMAGVCTGTLLLSAAGLTAGRPCTTHHAATQDLAAQGAEVVAGRVVDDGDLVTCGGVTSGIDLGLWLVERLYGAQAALLAEQILEHERRGTVWRRPAARGGEEAAEEAPAVPA; this is translated from the coding sequence ATGACCCTGCGCGTGCAGGCCGTGCTCTACGACGGAGTGGAGGACCAGGACCTCGTCGGTCCGCTGGGGGCGCTGGACGTCGTGGACGACGTCCGCACGACGTTCGTCACCCTGGGCGGACCCGGAACCGTCACCACGTCCTTCGGCATGGAGGTGCGGGCCGGCGCGGCCCTGGACCCCGCGCGGGCCGACCTCGTCGTGGTCCCCGGCGGCGGCTACGGCGCGGGCTCGGCCGTGGACCGCCAGGTCCGGTCGGGCGCGCTGCCCCGGGCGCTCGCCGAGGCGGCGCGGCCCGGCCTGATCATGGCGGGGGTGTGCACCGGCACCCTGCTGCTGTCGGCCGCCGGCCTCACCGCCGGGCGCCCCTGCACCACGCACCACGCCGCAACGCAGGACCTCGCCGCCCAGGGCGCCGAGGTGGTGGCGGGCCGGGTCGTGGACGACGGCGACCTGGTCACCTGCGGCGGTGTGACCTCGGGGATCGACCTCGGCCTGTGGCTGGTGGAGCGCCTCTACGGCGCCCAGGCGGCGCTGCTGGCCGAGCAGATCCTCGAACACGAGCGCCGGGGCACCGTGTGGCGCCGCCCGGCCGCCCGCGGCGGCGAGGAAGCGGCAGAGGAGGCGCCGGCCGTGCCGGCCTGA
- a CDS encoding GlxA family transcriptional regulator, whose amino-acid sequence MHVVAVLAFEGIVGFDLTIPCQVFSFAPGYEVRVCADTDIAATAAGRETFRLSAPYGLAEARRADTVVVPGGDPANPPPEEVLGLLRETVDRGARVASICTGAFVLAAAGLLDGRPAATHWLLADDLARAHPRVRVDPSVLFVDDGQILTSAGVASGLDLCLHMVRRDRGAAAAADTGRMIVMPPQRPGGQAQFIEHRDPVDDTADLGATLRWMEDHLDEPLTVADIAAHAAVSPRHLSRRFRAQTGTTPLRWLLDRRLQRARELLETTGLPVARIARSTGFGTVETLRYHFGRQVGATPTAYRAAFQ is encoded by the coding sequence ATGCACGTGGTCGCCGTACTCGCCTTCGAGGGGATCGTCGGCTTCGACCTGACCATCCCGTGCCAGGTGTTCTCGTTCGCGCCCGGCTACGAGGTGCGGGTCTGCGCTGACACCGACATCGCCGCGACCGCCGCCGGCCGCGAGACCTTCCGGCTGTCGGCGCCCTACGGCCTGGCCGAGGCCCGCCGCGCCGACACGGTGGTCGTGCCGGGCGGCGACCCCGCGAACCCGCCGCCGGAGGAGGTCTTGGGGCTCCTGCGCGAGACCGTGGACCGCGGCGCGCGCGTGGCCTCGATCTGCACCGGGGCGTTCGTGCTGGCGGCGGCCGGCCTGCTCGACGGCCGCCCGGCCGCCACCCACTGGCTGCTGGCCGACGATTTGGCCCGCGCCCACCCGCGCGTGCGGGTGGACCCCTCGGTCCTGTTCGTGGACGACGGCCAGATCCTGACCTCGGCGGGGGTGGCCTCCGGCCTCGACCTGTGCCTGCACATGGTGCGGCGCGACCGCGGCGCGGCGGCCGCCGCCGACACCGGGCGCATGATCGTGATGCCGCCGCAGCGCCCCGGCGGCCAGGCGCAGTTCATCGAGCACCGCGACCCGGTGGACGACACCGCCGACCTGGGCGCCACGCTGCGCTGGATGGAGGACCACCTGGACGAGCCGCTGACCGTGGCCGACATCGCCGCCCACGCGGCGGTGAGCCCCCGCCACCTGTCGCGGCGGTTCCGCGCGCAGACGGGGACCACGCCGCTGCGCTGGCTGCTCGACCGCCGGCTGCAGCGGGCGCGGGAGCTGCTGGAGACCACCGGCCTGCCGGTGGCGCGGATCGCGCGGAGCACGGGGTTCGGCACCGTGGAGACGCTGCGCTACCACTTCGGCCGGCAGGTGGGCGCAACCCCCACCGCCTACCGTGCCGCGTTCCAGTGA